One stretch of Desulfovibrio sp. JC010 DNA includes these proteins:
- a CDS encoding ABC transporter substrate-binding protein, producing the protein MKRSLLFLALVAILSLGLAGCSAEKKEEAPAKKETTEAAPAAAAGKTLKLAMDADPVSLDPHVQLSGGMLQYSHMVFDPLVRWAKDGSFEPRLAEKWERIDDKTMRFHLRKGVKFHSGNPFTAEDVVWTIERLKKSIDYKGLFEPFAPAKVVDTNTVDIITKEPYGLLLNMATYIFPMDSKFYTGKDESGQPKDAIVKTGPSFANVNESGTGKYMVAEREQGVRVVFKAFPEYWDKAGNVDTIILTPIKNDATRVAALLSGDVDFIMPVPPQDLKRVDSTEGLQLVTMSGSRIITFQLNQKRQKPFQNPKVRQAIVYATDNTGIVNKVMKGFATVAAQQGPEGFAGYNAELKPRFDLEKAKQLMKEAGYENGFECTMIAPNNRYVNDEKIAEAFVSMLGKIGIKVSLKTMPKAQYWDQFDAQVADIQMIGWHPDTEDSANYTEFLLMCPNKETGYGQYNSGNYCNQEVDSLVIGSQTETDLAKRNAMLQKVEKILYDEAAFVPLHWQNLSWASKDGMNTEEICNVQNFPYFGDLVIK; encoded by the coding sequence ATGAAACGTTCATTACTGTTTCTTGCGCTTGTTGCTATTCTGAGCCTCGGCCTTGCCGGGTGCAGCGCGGAAAAAAAAGAAGAGGCCCCTGCCAAAAAGGAAACCACTGAAGCAGCTCCCGCTGCCGCAGCAGGTAAAACCCTGAAACTGGCCATGGATGCCGACCCTGTCTCCCTTGACCCTCATGTACAGCTTTCCGGTGGTATGCTCCAGTACTCCCACATGGTTTTCGATCCTCTCGTACGCTGGGCCAAAGACGGTTCCTTCGAGCCTCGTCTTGCTGAAAAATGGGAACGTATTGATGACAAAACCATGCGTTTTCACCTGCGCAAGGGCGTAAAATTTCATTCCGGCAACCCTTTTACCGCTGAAGACGTTGTCTGGACCATCGAACGCCTCAAAAAGAGTATAGACTACAAAGGTCTGTTCGAACCTTTCGCTCCCGCTAAAGTTGTCGATACCAACACCGTGGACATCATCACCAAAGAGCCTTACGGTCTGCTGCTGAACATGGCTACCTACATTTTCCCCATGGACAGCAAGTTCTACACCGGCAAAGACGAATCCGGCCAGCCCAAAGACGCCATCGTCAAGACCGGCCCCTCTTTCGCCAATGTTAACGAATCCGGTACCGGTAAATACATGGTTGCCGAACGTGAACAGGGCGTACGCGTAGTCTTCAAAGCTTTCCCCGAATACTGGGACAAAGCAGGTAACGTGGATACCATCATCCTGACCCCCATTAAAAACGACGCTACCCGTGTGGCAGCCCTGCTCTCCGGCGATGTTGATTTCATCATGCCCGTTCCCCCGCAGGATCTGAAGCGCGTAGATTCCACCGAAGGTCTGCAGCTGGTAACCATGTCCGGTTCCCGCATCATCACCTTCCAGCTGAACCAGAAACGCCAGAAGCCTTTCCAGAACCCCAAGGTTCGTCAGGCTATCGTATACGCTACCGATAACACCGGTATTGTTAATAAAGTCATGAAAGGTTTCGCCACTGTTGCAGCACAGCAGGGTCCCGAAGGCTTCGCAGGCTACAATGCTGAGCTCAAGCCCCGCTTCGACCTTGAAAAGGCCAAACAGCTCATGAAAGAAGCCGGTTACGAAAACGGTTTTGAGTGCACCATGATCGCACCCAACAACCGTTACGTTAATGATGAAAAGATCGCGGAAGCATTTGTTTCCATGCTCGGTAAAATCGGCATCAAGGTCAGCCTGAAGACCATGCCTAAAGCCCAGTACTGGGATCAGTTCGACGCTCAGGTTGCCGACATCCAGATGATCGGCTGGCACCCTGACACCGAAGACTCCGCCAACTACACTGAGTTCCTGCTCATGTGCCCCAACAAGGAAACCGGTTACGGCCAGTACAACAGCGGCAACTACTGCAACCAGGAAGTTGATTCCCTCGTAATCGGCTCCCAGACTGAAACCGACCTTGCCAAGCGCAACGCAATGCTCCAGAAAGTAGAAAAAATCCTCTACGACGAAGCAGCATTCGTACCCCTGCACTGGCAGAACCTGTCCTGGGCTTCCAAGGACGGTATGAACACTGAAGAGATCTGCAACGTTCAGAACTTCCCCTACTTCGGCGACCTCGTCATCAAGTAG
- a CDS encoding ABC transporter permease: MFAFIVRRIAQAIIVMLIISFIGFAIKQSFGDPVREITGVSVSAAEREKIRDELGLNDPFMVQFGRFMQGAVQGDIGRSFFYKKSALEVILSKAPATLELVICSALIIVIFSIPLGIYSAIRPKNLFSRFVMGGSIVGVSIPVFLTAILMIYVFSVELHWLPSYGRGETVNIGGWRTGFLTADGWLHLIMPSIALSSIMLPLFIRLIRSEMMEVLENDYIKYAWAKGLMPKRVWIVHAFKNTLLPVITVGGVQLGTMIAFTILTETVFQWQGMGFMFIEAVERGDAPLMVAYLMVVGLIFVVVNTVVDVIYGLVNPQVRIAGQK, from the coding sequence ATGTTTGCTTTTATAGTCCGCAGGATCGCGCAGGCGATCATAGTCATGCTGATCATCAGCTTCATCGGCTTTGCCATCAAGCAGAGCTTCGGTGACCCGGTGCGCGAGATCACGGGTGTTTCCGTATCCGCTGCTGAAAGGGAAAAAATCAGGGACGAACTCGGCCTGAACGATCCGTTCATGGTCCAGTTCGGCAGATTCATGCAGGGAGCGGTCCAGGGGGATATCGGTCGCTCTTTCTTTTACAAAAAGTCAGCTCTAGAGGTTATCCTGAGCAAGGCTCCTGCCACCCTTGAACTGGTCATCTGTTCCGCCTTGATCATTGTAATTTTTTCCATTCCGCTGGGTATTTATTCGGCCATCAGGCCAAAAAACCTGTTCTCGCGATTCGTCATGGGCGGGTCTATTGTCGGGGTATCCATCCCGGTATTTTTGACTGCGATCCTAATGATTTACGTATTTTCAGTAGAACTGCACTGGCTGCCGTCCTACGGACGCGGCGAGACAGTAAACATCGGCGGCTGGCGCACCGGATTTTTGACCGCCGATGGCTGGCTGCATTTGATCATGCCTTCCATCGCTCTTTCTTCCATTATGCTTCCGCTTTTTATCCGTCTCATCCGTTCCGAGATGATGGAAGTGCTTGAAAACGACTACATTAAATATGCATGGGCCAAAGGCCTTATGCCCAAGCGGGTCTGGATCGTCCATGCCTTCAAAAACACCCTGCTCCCGGTCATCACCGTGGGCGGCGTACAGCTAGGGACCATGATTGCCTTTACCATCCTCACTGAGACCGTATTCCAGTGGCAGGGCATGGGCTTCATGTTTATTGAGGCTGTGGAACGCGGCGATGCTCCGCTTATGGTTGCCTACCTCATGGTGGTCGGGCTGATTTTCGTAGTTGTAAACACCGTGGTTGACGTCATTTACGGACTGGTCAACCCGCAGGTCAGAATAGCGGGGCAGAAATAA
- a CDS encoding ABC transporter permease, with the protein MKTRSRWQRFKESYFLHDFLHDKVAMTSFCILVVLLFMGFAAPLIAPFNPYSAHSIDIMNAEIPPSWLPGGDSSFLLGTDAQGRDLYSTMLYGMRVSLIIGIGAVCLQAFLGIMVGLVAGFMGKRVESILMRVADVQLSFSTYMVAIFISAIFQAMFGVAKYEEIAVPLLILVIGFAEWPQYARTVRASVLAEKKKEYVEAAKVIGLSQKRIMWRHVLPNTLSPVFVISTIQVANAIMSEAALSFVGLGMPVTQPSLGSLINVGFEYIFSGSWWITMFPGIVLVVLILVINLLGDWLRDFLNPKLYKG; encoded by the coding sequence ATGAAAACCAGATCACGCTGGCAGAGATTCAAGGAATCATATTTTCTGCACGACTTCCTGCACGACAAAGTGGCCATGACCAGCTTCTGTATTCTGGTCGTGCTCCTGTTCATGGGTTTTGCGGCACCGCTGATCGCGCCTTTTAATCCATACAGTGCCCACAGCATCGACATCATGAACGCGGAAATTCCGCCTTCATGGCTGCCCGGCGGGGATTCAAGCTTCCTGCTCGGCACTGACGCACAGGGCCGCGACCTTTATTCCACCATGCTCTACGGCATGCGCGTATCACTGATCATCGGCATCGGTGCTGTCTGCCTGCAGGCGTTCCTCGGCATCATGGTCGGGCTGGTGGCCGGATTCATGGGCAAAAGGGTGGAATCCATCCTCATGCGCGTGGCCGACGTACAGCTTTCCTTTTCCACCTACATGGTTGCGATTTTCATCTCAGCCATCTTTCAGGCCATGTTCGGGGTCGCCAAGTATGAGGAAATCGCAGTTCCACTGCTGATTCTGGTCATCGGTTTTGCTGAATGGCCGCAGTACGCGCGTACCGTGCGTGCATCCGTACTGGCGGAAAAAAAGAAAGAATACGTGGAAGCGGCCAAAGTTATCGGCCTTTCCCAGAAAAGGATCATGTGGCGGCATGTACTGCCCAACACCCTCTCCCCGGTCTTTGTTATCTCCACCATTCAGGTGGCCAACGCCATCATGAGTGAGGCAGCTCTTTCCTTCGTCGGACTGGGTATGCCTGTGACCCAGCCTTCGCTGGGCTCGCTGATCAACGTGGGCTTCGAATACATCTTCAGCGGGTCGTGGTGGATCACCATGTTCCCCGGTATCGTGCTCGTGGTACTCATTCTAGTCATCAACCTGCTCGGTGACTGGCTGCGCGACTTCCTCAACCCGAAACTGTATAAGGGGTAA
- a CDS encoding ABC transporter ATP-binding protein: protein MQPLLDVKNLSVEFALRQGPLEAVKNVSFSLDKGERLGLVGESGAGKSVTGFSVINLISKPGYISGGSIMFEGQDLAKMPFDKMRGIRGNRISMIFQDPMMTLNPVLTVGTQMVETVLAHMDVTRKEAEEIALEKLRKVYIPSPRKRLAQYPHEFSGGMRQRIVIAISLLTDPALIIADEPTTALDVTIQAEIMDLLLELCETDNMGLILITHDLAVVSEVTQRIAVMYAGGIVETGSTRQVTENPGHPYTQGLIAALPQSGGAGNRLTQIPGAMPSLMNMPAGCPFNPRCAHCTDICKQELPTLKENKSGILVACHHADKV from the coding sequence ATGCAACCGCTTCTTGATGTTAAGAATTTAAGTGTCGAGTTCGCATTGCGCCAAGGTCCCCTTGAGGCAGTGAAGAACGTGAGTTTCTCCCTTGATAAGGGGGAAAGGCTCGGTCTGGTGGGTGAATCCGGGGCCGGTAAATCCGTGACCGGTTTTTCCGTCATCAACCTCATCTCCAAGCCCGGATATATATCGGGCGGGTCGATCATGTTTGAAGGACAGGATCTCGCGAAAATGCCTTTTGATAAGATGCGCGGCATTCGCGGCAACCGCATCTCCATGATCTTTCAGGACCCCATGATGACCCTGAACCCGGTACTGACTGTGGGCACCCAGATGGTGGAAACAGTGCTGGCCCATATGGACGTCACCCGTAAGGAAGCGGAAGAAATTGCGCTGGAAAAACTGCGCAAGGTCTACATCCCTTCCCCGCGCAAACGTCTGGCCCAGTACCCGCACGAATTCTCCGGCGGCATGCGCCAGCGCATCGTCATCGCCATTTCGCTTTTGACCGATCCGGCACTGATCATCGCCGATGAACCGACCACCGCACTGGACGTAACCATTCAGGCCGAGATCATGGACCTGCTGCTGGAACTCTGTGAAACCGACAATATGGGCCTGATCCTGATCACCCATGACCTCGCCGTTGTCTCGGAAGTAACCCAGCGTATCGCGGTCATGTACGCAGGCGGAATCGTGGAAACAGGTTCCACCCGTCAGGTCACCGAAAATCCGGGCCATCCCTACACACAGGGACTCATTGCCGCTCTTCCGCAATCCGGCGGAGCAGGCAACCGGTTGACCCAGATTCCCGGTGCCATGCCCTCGCTCATGAATATGCCCGCAGGCTGTCCCTTCAATCCCAGATGTGCGCACTGTACGGACATCTGTAAGCAGGAACTGCCCACACTGAAAGAAAATAAATCCGGTATTCTGGTGGCCTGCCACCATGCCGACAAAGTATAG
- a CDS encoding ABC transporter ATP-binding protein — MSTDSLVKIKNLVKHFDISGGLLDQLQMEDGRITRKHTIVKAVNNVSFEIKKGETLSVVGESGCGKSTLARTVMGLYPPNSGEVHYGGERIDHLPHAQMLPYRTKMQMVFQDPYASLNPRMTVRQIIEEPIYFHNKGISRGDAKDKLHEVMRSVGMDPEWAGNYPHEFSGGQRQRISIARALAVEPEFIVADEPIAALDVSIQAQILNLLMDAQEDRNLTYLFISHDLSVVEHISTRVAVMYLGSLCELGTAKEIFASPQHPYTRALLSAIPTLGGEKKKHIHLSGDVPTPINLPPGCVFHGRCQFANDRCREEIPRARNLENGTLCACHAVEEGRL, encoded by the coding sequence ATGAGTACCGATTCCCTCGTAAAAATAAAAAATCTGGTCAAGCACTTCGACATTTCCGGCGGACTGCTCGACCAGTTGCAAATGGAAGACGGACGCATCACACGCAAGCACACCATCGTCAAAGCGGTCAACAACGTCAGCTTTGAAATTAAGAAAGGTGAAACCTTAAGCGTGGTCGGCGAATCCGGTTGCGGTAAATCCACCCTTGCAAGAACCGTTATGGGCCTTTATCCGCCCAATTCCGGTGAAGTGCACTACGGCGGAGAACGCATCGACCACCTGCCCCACGCGCAGATGCTGCCCTACCGCACAAAAATGCAGATGGTTTTTCAGGACCCGTATGCCTCGCTGAACCCGCGCATGACCGTGCGCCAGATCATTGAAGAGCCCATCTACTTCCACAACAAAGGTATCTCAAGGGGTGACGCCAAGGACAAGCTCCATGAAGTCATGCGCAGTGTGGGTATGGACCCGGAATGGGCCGGCAACTACCCCCATGAATTCTCCGGCGGCCAGCGTCAGCGTATCTCCATTGCCCGTGCTCTGGCCGTGGAACCGGAATTCATCGTGGCCGATGAACCCATTGCCGCGCTGGATGTTTCCATTCAGGCCCAGATTCTGAACCTGCTCATGGATGCGCAGGAAGATCGCAATCTGACCTACCTGTTCATCAGTCACGATCTGTCCGTTGTGGAACACATCTCCACCCGTGTGGCGGTAATGTATCTGGGCAGCCTCTGTGAACTGGGAACAGCCAAGGAGATTTTTGCAAGTCCGCAGCATCCGTACACAAGGGCACTGCTCTCGGCCATTCCGACCCTTGGCGGAGAAAAGAAAAAACACATCCACCTTTCCGGTGACGTGCCCACGCCCATCAATCTGCCTCCGGGATGCGTATTCCATGGCCGTTGCCAGTTTGCCAATGACCGCTGCCGGGAAGAAATTCCCCGCGCCCGCAATCTGGAAAACGGCACCCTCTGTGCCTGCCACGCCGTGGAAGAGGGCAGGCTGTAG
- a CDS encoding M48 family metallopeptidase: MGNSHEILGVYSQNIKSHIGTGTTAKRTVNTTYHYVTRVGIHYHTQPLNEQDVPSGMVNIVAEKDFIKQYSPEVYYYQRKTLPALKTLHAKIEKGEEAFEEGKLDEAEHAFAEALLLDPDNPKANLGMGTVQCSKENFEKLAEVIKVLLNLDTVFLEEQRHEFNIFGIALRKNKRYKEAISFYSKALEIHQDDENLHFNIARAYFETNNKEDALIHIEKALEINPEQEATILFKKYLLKKKKKKKAKPKPAVPEHEK, translated from the coding sequence ATGGGCAATTCACATGAAATTCTGGGGGTTTATTCCCAAAACATTAAATCGCATATCGGGACCGGAACAACTGCAAAGAGGACCGTAAACACAACCTACCACTATGTCACCCGCGTCGGGATTCATTACCACACCCAGCCTTTGAACGAACAGGACGTTCCTTCCGGCATGGTCAATATTGTTGCTGAAAAAGATTTCATTAAACAGTACTCCCCTGAAGTATACTACTACCAGCGCAAAACCCTGCCCGCCCTGAAAACCCTGCACGCCAAAATTGAAAAAGGTGAAGAGGCTTTTGAAGAGGGCAAACTGGATGAAGCGGAACACGCTTTTGCAGAAGCCCTGCTGCTGGACCCGGATAATCCCAAGGCCAATCTGGGCATGGGTACTGTCCAGTGCTCAAAAGAAAATTTCGAAAAACTAGCTGAAGTCATTAAAGTCCTGCTGAATCTGGATACTGTGTTTCTGGAGGAGCAGCGCCATGAATTCAATATCTTCGGTATCGCTCTGCGCAAAAACAAACGCTACAAAGAAGCCATCAGCTTCTACAGCAAGGCCCTTGAAATCCATCAGGATGATGAAAACCTGCATTTCAACATCGCCCGTGCATATTTTGAAACAAACAATAAAGAAGATGCCCTGATCCATATAGAAAAAGCACTCGAAATAAACCCTGAACAGGAAGCGACAATTCTTTTCAAGAAATACCTGCTCAAAAAGAAGAAAAAGAAGAAAGCAAAACCGAAACCTGCCGTCCCTGAACATGAAAAATAA
- a CDS encoding tetratricopeptide repeat protein — protein MGDISQVLGVFSKNIKDYTGAGATMQRSESKTYYYVTRSGVDKYQVQPLNEQNIPSGMVIVLNKKEFITQYAPELKYYEKKTLPALKSLKAKIDKGEKQFIDGNLDEAEQSFAKALFLDPEHPKANLGMGSVQCSKQNFTKLSGIVDRLLNNDAVFMESQRQEFNLFAITLRKQTLFDEAITFYNKAIEINPNDENLHFNTARAYFDAGDNDMALEHLDKALEIAPTLEVASMFKKYIVKRKGK, from the coding sequence ATGGGAGACATTTCGCAAGTACTTGGTGTTTTTTCTAAAAACATCAAAGACTACACCGGGGCAGGAGCGACCATGCAGCGTTCCGAAAGCAAGACATACTATTATGTCACCCGTTCCGGCGTGGACAAGTACCAAGTCCAGCCCCTGAATGAACAGAATATCCCCTCCGGCATGGTGATTGTCCTCAACAAAAAAGAATTCATCACCCAGTATGCCCCGGAACTGAAATACTACGAGAAGAAAACCCTCCCGGCTTTGAAATCCCTGAAAGCCAAAATAGACAAAGGCGAAAAACAATTCATTGACGGCAATCTCGATGAAGCCGAACAATCCTTTGCCAAAGCTCTTTTTCTGGACCCGGAACACCCCAAGGCCAATCTGGGGATGGGCTCGGTTCAATGCAGCAAACAAAATTTCACTAAATTATCCGGCATCGTAGACAGGCTTCTGAATAACGATGCCGTGTTCATGGAAAGCCAGCGTCAGGAATTTAACCTTTTCGCCATAACCCTTCGTAAACAAACGCTATTTGACGAAGCCATCACTTTTTACAACAAAGCTATTGAAATCAATCCCAACGATGAAAACCTGCATTTCAATACCGCCAGAGCCTATTTTGACGCCGGAGACAACGATATGGCACTGGAACACCTTGATAAAGCACTTGAAATTGCCCCCACACTTGAAGTAGCCTCTATGTTCAAGAAATACATCGTTAAGCGGAAAGGTAAATGA
- a CDS encoding flagellar brake protein, producing the protein MISQKEKLKAACTPGLKITIELGGLNDKAPTIVVGGDFTKSLIVKEPMVHHADKQLWGDYMYPGNEATVRYIFEGIASGYKTKVVRMITTPDRLLFLEYPKRIESYNLRRHKRVSCFMEAKIKLGEEKTVAVLEDLSTSGCCISYIQDKKTPDPEIGDDMKVYCPYFTENGETFIPCKVQRCTKDSRKTVLGMTFEKPSPEILIKIQDYVATILYHS; encoded by the coding sequence ATGATCTCCCAGAAGGAAAAACTCAAGGCCGCCTGTACACCCGGCCTGAAAATCACCATTGAACTCGGCGGACTCAATGACAAAGCCCCGACTATTGTAGTCGGCGGGGATTTCACCAAATCCCTCATTGTCAAAGAGCCCATGGTTCACCATGCGGATAAGCAGCTATGGGGTGACTATATGTACCCGGGCAACGAAGCCACTGTCCGTTATATTTTTGAAGGAATTGCTTCCGGCTACAAAACCAAAGTAGTCAGGATGATAACCACCCCGGACAGACTTCTGTTTCTGGAATATCCCAAACGGATTGAGTCCTACAATCTGCGCAGGCACAAACGGGTATCCTGTTTCATGGAAGCCAAGATTAAACTCGGAGAAGAAAAAACCGTAGCCGTATTGGAAGACCTGAGTACCAGCGGTTGCTGCATAAGCTATATTCAGGATAAAAAAACTCCTGACCCGGAAATAGGCGACGACATGAAAGTCTACTGCCCCTACTTTACGGAAAACGGAGAGACCTTCATTCCCTGCAAAGTACAACGCTGCACCAAGGATTCACGCAAAACCGTACTGGGTATGACTTTTGAAAAACCATCCCCGGAAATCCTCATAAAAATACAGGATTACGTGGCTACAATCCTCTACCACTCCTGA
- the bioB gene encoding biotin synthase BioB codes for MDRKEKQALWTAVHGGGPIDEHTAVSLLGASHGELAEIMHAAHTMTMRRFGREVSLCSIANVRSGNCSEDCTFCAQSSHFTGTPAPAYPLMPVEEIRDCAEKAGQSPLEFFSYVTSGRALKGKSLEHICEAVDGMRGKSFNHCASLGCLDFESLKKLRESGVLRYHHNLEAAESYFPNICTTHSYAERVRTVRDAKKAGLEVCCGGLLGLGESHQQRVELALALAELEVDSIPLNFLIPIPGTPLEDVDPLQPLEILLTIAMFRLVNPHAEVRMAAGRAALRSLQSFIFHAGCNGLMVGDFLTVSGQGIDHDLTMLEDLGLTVRSKK; via the coding sequence TTGGATAGAAAAGAGAAACAGGCCTTGTGGACTGCGGTTCACGGCGGCGGTCCCATTGACGAGCATACTGCGGTTTCGCTGCTCGGTGCTTCCCATGGCGAACTTGCTGAAATTATGCATGCCGCACATACCATGACCATGCGCAGGTTCGGACGTGAGGTCAGCCTTTGTTCCATCGCCAATGTGCGCAGCGGGAATTGTTCCGAGGACTGTACTTTCTGTGCCCAGTCCAGCCATTTTACGGGCACCCCGGCTCCGGCCTATCCGTTAATGCCGGTGGAGGAGATCCGGGATTGTGCTGAAAAGGCCGGGCAGTCGCCCCTTGAATTCTTCAGTTATGTGACCAGCGGTAGGGCACTTAAGGGCAAGTCCCTTGAGCATATCTGCGAGGCTGTGGACGGTATGCGCGGTAAGAGTTTTAATCACTGCGCATCGCTGGGCTGTCTTGATTTTGAGTCCTTGAAGAAGCTGCGCGAATCGGGTGTGCTCCGCTATCATCATAATCTAGAAGCTGCGGAAAGTTACTTTCCCAATATCTGTACCACCCACAGCTATGCGGAGCGGGTGCGAACCGTGCGTGATGCCAAAAAGGCCGGGCTTGAGGTCTGCTGCGGCGGGTTGCTGGGGCTTGGCGAAAGCCATCAGCAACGGGTGGAGTTGGCATTGGCCCTTGCGGAGCTGGAAGTGGATTCCATTCCGCTTAATTTCCTGATTCCTATTCCGGGAACCCCGCTGGAGGATGTTGATCCTTTGCAGCCCCTTGAAATCCTGCTGACCATCGCCATGTTCCGGCTGGTCAATCCCCATGCGGAAGTGCGCATGGCTGCCGGACGGGCGGCACTGCGTTCATTGCAGTCTTTTATTTTTCATGCCGGGTGCAACGGGCTTATGGTCGGGGATTTCCTGACTGTATCCGGGCAGGGCATAGATCACGACCTGACCATGCTTGAAGATCTGGGGCTTACGGTCCGAAGCAAGAAATAA
- the bioA gene encoding adenosylmethionine--8-amino-7-oxononanoate transaminase encodes MSILEFDKNHLWHPYTSATHPLTVYPVKRTEGVKIVLEDGTELIDGMASWWCAIHGYNNPVLIKALRDQAETMPHVMFGGLTHEPAVELARKLVEISPEPLQQVFLADSGSVSVEVAIKMAIQYWYAAGRPEKNRLMTIRNGYHGDTIGCMSVCDPVNGMHSMFSSVLPEHVFADTPLCGYADGCTDEDFADFKGKIETHAHELAAVILEPVVQGAGGMRFYSPEYLKRVREACDKHNVLLICDEIATGFGRAGAMFASEMAGISPDIMCMGKSITGGMMTLAATLATKEVAEGISSKGGVFMHGPTFMGNPLACAVASASIDLLLESNWKERVAEITELLCSGLAPCAKSNAVADVRCLGAIGVVELKKPVDMDSIQREFVKRGVWVRPFGKLVYVMPPYVISNLELEALTSAICEVVGLQG; translated from the coding sequence ATGTCCATTCTTGAATTCGACAAAAACCATCTTTGGCATCCGTACACATCTGCTACTCATCCGCTAACAGTTTATCCGGTAAAGCGTACCGAGGGCGTTAAGATCGTTCTTGAGGACGGTACCGAGCTGATTGACGGCATGGCTTCGTGGTGGTGCGCTATCCACGGATATAACAATCCGGTGCTGATTAAAGCTCTGCGTGATCAGGCCGAGACCATGCCCCATGTGATGTTCGGCGGGCTGACCCACGAACCTGCGGTGGAACTGGCCCGCAAGTTGGTTGAGATTTCCCCGGAACCGCTGCAACAGGTCTTTCTGGCTGATTCCGGTTCGGTTTCCGTGGAAGTGGCCATCAAGATGGCTATCCAGTACTGGTATGCCGCGGGCAGGCCGGAGAAAAACAGGCTGATGACCATCCGCAACGGTTACCACGGTGACACCATCGGCTGCATGTCGGTCTGCGATCCGGTAAACGGTATGCATTCCATGTTTAGCTCGGTGCTGCCGGAACATGTTTTTGCCGATACTCCGCTGTGCGGATATGCTGACGGCTGCACTGATGAAGATTTTGCTGATTTTAAGGGTAAGATCGAAACACATGCCCATGAGCTGGCGGCGGTAATTCTGGAGCCTGTGGTGCAGGGGGCCGGGGGCATGCGTTTTTATTCCCCGGAATATCTGAAACGGGTCCGTGAGGCTTGTGATAAGCACAATGTTCTGCTCATCTGCGATGAAATCGCCACCGGATTCGGACGCGCCGGGGCCATGTTTGCCAGTGAAATGGCCGGGATCAGCCCGGATATCATGTGTATGGGCAAGTCTATTACCGGGGGCATGATGACACTGGCCGCCACCCTTGCAACAAAGGAAGTGGCTGAGGGAATTTCTTCCAAGGGCGGGGTGTTTATGCACGGTCCGACCTTTATGGGCAACCCGCTGGCCTGCGCGGTGGCTAGTGCTTCTATTGATCTGCTGCTGGAGAGTAACTGGAAAGAGCGGGTGGCGGAAATCACCGAGCTGCTCTGTTCCGGGCTGGCTCCATGCGCAAAATCCAATGCGGTGGCTGATGTGCGCTGCCTTGGAGCTATCGGTGTGGTTGAGTTGAAGAAGCCTGTGGATATGGATTCCATCCAGCGGGAATTTGTTAAACGCGGTGTCTGGGTGCGGCCTTTTGGAAAGCTTGTTTATGTGATGCCGCCCTATGTTATTTCGAACCTTGAGCTTGAGGCCCTGACTTCCGCCATTTGTGAAGTGGTCGGCCTGCAGGGGTAA
- the bioD gene encoding dethiobiotin synthase: MSAGFFITGTGTDVGKTVVTAGLARFFMKSGRSILPVKPVQSGAVVLPDGTLDSPDGDVYRAAGAVWDMDRQCPYIFEPPTSPHLAAKLAGVELDPVQIAAKVRELEGDDFLLVEGAGGIMVPLSEEASMLNLMKELGYPVILVIENKLGCINEALLSIAALQQSGLDISGLVMTAPNRPAPEEYGMAEENIRFIEKISEVKVIASIPYIENWDYNDPKCWELIDEALNS; encoded by the coding sequence TTGTCTGCGGGATTTTTCATTACCGGAACAGGTACTGATGTGGGCAAGACTGTGGTTACCGCAGGGCTTGCCCGTTTCTTCATGAAATCAGGAAGGTCCATACTTCCGGTCAAGCCTGTGCAGTCCGGGGCAGTTGTCCTGCCTGACGGGACCCTTGATTCCCCGGATGGCGATGTTTACCGCGCTGCCGGGGCGGTCTGGGATATGGATCGTCAGTGTCCGTATATTTTCGAGCCGCCCACTTCCCCGCATCTGGCCGCAAAACTGGCCGGGGTGGAGCTTGATCCCGTCCAGATCGCCGCCAAGGTCCGTGAATTGGAAGGGGATGATTTTCTGCTGGTGGAAGGTGCCGGGGGCATAATGGTTCCCCTTTCTGAGGAAGCATCCATGCTGAACCTCATGAAAGAGCTGGGCTACCCGGTTATTCTGGTCATCGAGAACAAGCTCGGCTGCATTAACGAAGCACTGCTTTCCATTGCAGCTTTGCAGCAGTCCGGGCTGGATATTTCCGGGCTGGTCATGACCGCGCCCAACAGGCCCGCTCCCGAAGAATACGGCATGGCCGAAGAGAATATCCGTTTCATCGAAAAAATCTCCGAAGTAAAAGTAATCGCTTCCATTCCATATATCGAAAATTGGGATTACAATGATCCCAAATGTTGGGAACTCATAGACGAAGCACTTAATTCTTAG